The Trichocoleus sp. FACHB-46 DNA segment CAACTCATCGGCGATCGCGATCGCGGAGCCATCTCTAAACGTTTCTACACTACATTTCACAGAAATCTCTAAATGTGTTTTGATCTAAATCAAAATATTGCATTTCTCCTAAAAATATAATTTTGGGAGGTTTTAATTTTTTAATGAGATCAATCAGATTGTAATTTTTTTAGTTAAATAGGGATATGTAGATGTAAAAGTATACCGCTTGCTACATAAAGGTTCTGCCCTTGTATGTCCTATTTGCAAAACAGAATTTAGCATATCTCTTTCGATAGCAGGATTTATTAAATTCATATCCTTTCTAATATGGATACAAGAAAATAAATTGGAGAAAATACATTATGACTTTGATGAAACTCAAAGACTTTTACCCTAATTCTCACGAAGACTCATCTAACGCAGAAGACGTCAAAGACTTTGATGTTTACACGCAAAGCGATGAGAAGATCGGTTCAATTGAACATATTTTAGTGGATGATCAAAGTGGCCGCTTTCGCTACTTTGTGGTTGACACGAGATTCTGGATTTTTGGTAAAAAAGTGTTGTTGCCTGTCGGGCGCGCTGCTATTAATTACACCGATCGCCGAGTCGAAGTCAAAAGCTTAACAAAGCAACAGGTCGAAGATCTGCCTAACTTCGATGATCTCGAAAAAGCAGATTATGACTACGAAGAACAGGTGCGAGGAACGTATCGTCCTGCTACGAGTGCTGCCACCAACTACGATCGCGATAGCTATAACTATCAGCAAGAACCCTCCTTGTATGACTTGAATGATCGCGATCATCAAAGCTTAAAACTTTATGAGGAGC contains these protein-coding regions:
- a CDS encoding DUF2382 domain-containing protein produces the protein MTLMKLKDFYPNSHEDSSNAEDVKDFDVYTQSDEKIGSIEHILVDDQSGRFRYFVVDTRFWIFGKKVLLPVGRAAINYTDRRVEVKSLTKQQVEDLPNFDDLEKADYDYEEQVRGTYRPATSAATNYDRDSYNYQQEPSLYDLNDRDHQSLKLYEERLIVDKHREKTGEVSIGKRVETETARVAVPVEKERIVIDRTTPATGAAVDSSNVNFGNQEAVRMEVYEETADIHKEAFVREQVNVSKVVEKDTVNAEEKIRREELDLDRQGRSVVDKRR